TTAAGTACATCTGTAACTGAATCAGCAGCTTTACCCAACAAGCAAACAAGCAAAATATCAGATGATGTTCAGGGCATTGAAACCCCTGAGTATACTGTCCTTAAACCTACAGGTGAAGAAAAAATAGCGGTTTCAAATGTCCAGCCTGTGGAATCTGTTGCTGCTGCCCCGGCTTCTATACAGACTACAGATAATACATCTATTAAAGCTGCTGATAAAACAGATGAGTGGAAACCTGTACCTCAAGAATCTACAGTAAGACAAGAGAAACTGACTACGGAAATCGCTCATACAGCTGAGATGCTACAAATACAATCAGAAATACCACCTACTGAAGCTGTCTTCacaacaattaaattaaaaagtgaaATTGTACAACAAATGGTCAGTACAAAAGATGAACCAACACAGGCTGTAGACTCTCCAAACATAATAAAGCCTCCTACTGTTGAAGCATCAATTGAATTTAAGGAGACTTTGGAACTAACATCTATGGTAATGTACAAAACCCATTTTcccattttaaaattaataaaaatttattacctaacacaaacattttttacagGCAGCAAAACTTGAAGAAGATTCTGCATttcaagataaacttatttataATGAAGATCCACTAATTCAGTTAAAGATTACTACACCCAGTGAACCAGAAAACAtagcagtatcagtatcagAGGCAGAGgataaaacagataaattgGAAGTTAATCAAAAAGACCCACATGGATATAATTTATTTCCAGTTTCACCTGAATCATACAGTTCATCTGAGGAAGAGCTTAAAGAGATTCAGACAGCTAGTAAATCTCTTTTTAAGGAAACTGCAGAAGAACTGGCTCATATTGAAGAAAGAGTATGTACAAAGCATTATTCTGATTCTGGAGAGGAAGAgtgcatacagacacagataaagCAAACAAGTGCCGATAAGCATTTGTCACCAACTCATCATCAACCTCTTATCACAAAACAGATCAGAGGAAACATTAGTGATGCAGATAATGAAGGTACTGACCATGAAGCTGAAGGGACCATAAATGTGCTTGAAGAAAGTGTGGATAGTTGTCACTTGTCTCAAGAACAAGAAGGCCAAGTAATGGAGGccagttctgtctataaaacagTTCTCCTGAATGataatgaaagagaagaaaTCACAGACCCTAACAGCACAAGCATCATTTCTGTACAACAAAATGTTCCTGTTAGTCAGATTTCAGAAGACGACAGTATAGCTGAAGATATATCCAAAGATGGTGGATCATCCAGTATGCAAGgatctcacatcacatcaggaACAACATCACCTACATCACTGTCCTCACTTGGTGAAGAAAGTGATAGCAGTCTGTGTCTCAAGAAGGAGAATTTAGAGGGCAAGCAGCAACGGAAAGTTAAGCATAGGCAAGGTCAACCCCTTCAAACTATAGCAGACTCTTCTGAAGATGAAGAGATCCTGGAAGAAGGAGAAATTTTAGAACAGGAAATACAGACTGAAACTGACCATAAGCAGTTCAAAAAGTCTTACAAAAAGTCCaatagagaaaaagacaaatcGCTTGATCATCCACCAGTTAATCACTCTGAGATAGAGTGCATATATCAAACTGATGAATTATTGCCggtttcagaaataaaaacatatgagaCATTTTCTTACTCAAACATTTCACCAAGTACAGAGTCAGAACAAGAAAACGTTGTTAGCCACCATCTGTTACTAATGGATGCAATGCAAGATGTTGGTGAGAAACAGTTAAAGAGTGCAGATGAGGCATATGAAGAAATGATGCAGAGAGCCCAAGAACTCAAGGCTAtgacaaagaaaatcactccACCTGACATTGAGCCACTGTATGGAGGCATGCTGATAGAGGACTATGTTTACGAGTCACTAGTGGAAGAACCAGCACAGGCTATAGCAATTGATGATAATACTACTCTAGATGAGTATTTGACAAATGTGTCTGTTCCAGAAACAAAACGAAAGCTTAGAACACCAGAGGAGGCCTATGAGGAGATGCGTAAAAACAGAGACCTCATGCTAAAAGGCCAAACAATCGAAAATACACAGGTAAAAAAATCAGTTCCTTACAGAAATACCACTGTAACTGACACTTGTTATGTGAATATATCAGAAAACTATGAGTTTACACAAAACCAAGATGAAAATTGGCAGTGGTATGCTGAAACAGCAAATGATGAGCTGCTGAACAGGGAAAAAGACATTATGACACCAGGAACAAGTCCTTCACAATCAACCCCTCTATCACCAGTATCTCCTTTGTCTTTATCTGAGCCTTTATACGATTCCGCTGAAGTAATACAAATTCCCTCAAGTGGGGAAGAGGATAATGACAAGAATGAATTTGCACCTGAACCTATTGAGTGTACTATGGAGCCTTACAGACCTGAGGCAACACCTTCACAAGATCAGCCTATTAAAAATGTTCTCTATCCTATTCCTGACTTAAAAATTACTCAGTGTTCATCTGGTGAAGAGGAGGCTGACGACGAAGAAGGTGTCatgcaagaaaatcaaaaagTAGTAAATGGTATTGCTCAGTGTGATGACAGATCCGAGGGAGATTTTGAATTTATAGAATCAGTGGAGGCACAGTCAATAGAATCTGACCCTACATCTGTTGTGTCTGAAGTTCCACTATCAAAATCACCATTTGAACATGTGTCCTTTGCTTCTTGGGATTCACAATCATCTCCTTTGTCTCCACCAAGTACGTCTTTAGATTTATCACTTTCATCATGCGTTATAGATCAGACTGCAGAGCAAGATTCCATTCCACCAAAAACATGTAGTACTGAAAGTCCAAAAACTCTTGAATCTGTTTCTGCACAAGTTATAATTTCAACGGCAGACTTAAAACCAGCACCTCAGGTGCAATCTGCCTCTTTAAGTGGCATTTCTAATGAAGAATTTGTATGCTTTTCCCAAGTTACTGCATCTGCTCAACAAACCAAAAATGTCTCAACAGCTCCAAGTATACCTGGGATGCCTAACACTACTAAACCACCACTAGCTTCAAAGCCAACACTAGTTGTGTCCACAGAAGAATCTGCTGTTTCAGAATCATCAGTGACTATACAAGCTTTTAAACCACCTGATGTTTTAATTTCTAAAACACCACTAAAGTCAGAACAATTTTTCACCTCAGAACATACCACAGATACCATTATTGTTACAATAGATGACGGCGTATCACAGCCCAATACAGTTTTACAGATGACACCAACAAATATTGTTGATAATTCTACTATTCTGTCAACATCTACAGTAACTTCAATGTCCACACATGAGCAAATTACATTTCCAGTCTCAAGTAAAGTAATGAGTCCCACCACAGTATTAGCTACAGTTCCTTTAATTTCAGATTCCACAATTGCACCAGATTTTGTGTCACAAGCCCCAATTTCATGTGTTACTTCAATTCCTTTTGTGCCTAAGATTATGTTTCCTACACCAGAGTGTCCAATTCAAGTACCATCTTTAGATCCCACTCCAAGATATACTGGAAGAGAACAAGCACCTGCCATTGTCCCAGAAGCTCTTCCATGTATTGTTGAAATACCAGAGATAATGTCTTCAACTTCAAAGTATCTAATTCATGGTACTGATATGACGTCAACTCTAGCACAAACTCCAGCTTTAACCAGTACCTCAAGCATATATGAAGGGCATGTTTATGCCCCAACTGCAGTATCAACATGCTGCTTAACAGACACTCTAACTACAGTCCAGAGCATATCTTTTGCACCATGTCTTCCTTCCTCATTGGTGGAACCGAGCTATATTTGTTCAGAGTCAACAAAACCAAGTACTCATCACCCACATGTTTTACCTAATGTTCCTTTTGCAGATAACACAGCTATGACTCCAGCTATTAAAATTCCTATTACTTGTGTAGATGAAGACAAATCACTTGTGGAAGCAACAGCAGCCCATGATCTCCCTGTTGCAGGTTCACAAACCTGCCAGTCAGTAGAGCAAGCTGACACAAAGCTTATTCCATCCATAAATTCAGCTGTAGCTTTTGTAAATTTGTCTTCTCAACCAACTAAATCAAAAGTTATGGACTCAAAGATAAAGACACAAAGTTTTCAACTTGTTGAAGATGAGTCTCAGATTGTGACTCCTGGTATGCAGCCAGTACAAGGTACTAATTTTGTTGTGCCAAGTGTTGAAAATATAATTATGATAAAAGAACAAAAGCATGATATCATTACTAACACAATGGAAACTTCTTTTCAACAAGTTAGAGGTCTGCCTGTTGTAAGTGTATCGCCTGTTATCAGTTCAGATGTTTCTCCTCTTGTGGGACTAAAAGTTAGCTTGCCTAGTGACTTAGCTTTTGTGTCACCTCAACATGAACCTCATGCCACTATCTCAAAAGAAAGAGCAGATAAGCCAGTCATTGAATTTCCACCACCACCTGCAGCTTCACCACCAGCCCTACTACCTGATAGTTTACCTAATACAGCTTTTAACCAACAGTCAGTGGTACCCAGTACTATTGAATCTGTCAAAAATATAGCCAGCCAAGTACCTAGGGCATCAGAAAAACAAATTGCAACCACCATACACAAGTCACCTCCCCCAGTCCCACCAAAGCCATTTACCCTACCAGGTGGCCTAGTGTTCAGTCATAAATCCATAGAAAGCGTAAAGCCATCAGTGATTTCCAAATCTGCTGTTGGCCATGCTGCAACTTTACCAAGAACAAGAGAACCTCCCAAGGCCCTTACACTGTCCTTGACTGCCCCCACCGACATCAAACACAGTATTTCATCTCCAAAATCTCCCTTATCACCTCGATTTGCTAAAACTCTTGAGACATATGTAGTTATAACATTGCCATCAGAACCAGGATCACCAGTGGAAGGTATTACAACTCAGGCTCCAATACATAGACAGTCTCTACCAACTTCTAAGCAGCAGGGCCTTGCTATTGACTCAACAGTGTTTACTCCACCTGTGGTATGTGCGCCAATTACCATGATTTCACAACATAGAGTGGATACTCTACCAACATTAGTATCTGCCCCAGTTTTGACAACACCATTTATTCCTGGACAAAGTGGGGATTTTGCCACAGATGTTACAAATAAGAAAGCAATAACTAgtgcatctactgtgatttcaGCAATAGATGTAACAGATGTAACAGATGCTCCAGCAAGTGCAATTCCAGTACCACACTCAGTAGCAACAAGTATTGCCTTTGTTCCTGGAATAGAGATAGAAATACAACCAATGAAAAAGGAAATGTATGAGCAAAAAGCTATTTACTCAGTACCACCTGTGTGCACAACAATATATTCTTCACCAACAGTAGTTTCCATACCCACTGTAACATCAACAGTTGCAGCTAAAATTCCAGACGTGACTATAGAACCAAAAATAAATTCTGTGCTTACAGTGATCTCAGCACCCGTAACAAGTACAGTTACAGTACCATATTCACTTACACCAAGCCCTGCTTTTTTGCCTCAAACAGAGACAGATCCAGCAGTACCAatcaaaaatgtaatttttgaggaaaaatCAGTTTACTCAGATGTAGTGATTCCTGTAACATCACCAGATACATTGCATACAGTATCAGTTGTCTCTGAAATTCCAGCAATGACCatagaacataaaacaaataagGTTTTGAGCTCAGTTGCAGAAGTATGTGCCACTTATCCTTCAGGCCCACAAGCCAATTCTCAGTCAGTGGTACCTAAATCACTACTAATACAAGAAATGCCTGTTGAGTTGACATCAGCAGCTTTTACAGTAGGCATTACCTCGGCATCTTCACGAGATCCTTCGGTTTCACATGATGTCATGCAAGGACATGAGAGGCAAATGATTCATCCAGGTTATCCTGctccaataacaacaacaaaattgcAATTAACCACAGATAATCTGGGAGTACATCTATTGGAAACTAAAGAAGAGGCAAAATCAACAAATGGACAACTGTCTGACCAGATTCAACAGCACCAAGTATTTTTTGAATCAGAACAAATGGTACCATCGATGTCTGCATTAACATATATACCAACTGCACCAGTAACATTTTCTCAGTTCAAAAAATCAGTTGAGAATCAAGAAATAAGAGGCACCGATAAAGTCTTGTCTATGAGCCAACTGTTCTCTACAGTTTCAGCAAATGAACAACACCAATTTGCATTACCTAATCTTTTGGCACAAGTTGTCACAACGGAAGTCCAAAGAACTACTACAGTATCAGTGGTTCAAGAAAGAATACCTCTAGAACCTATTTCAGATCCTAACTGCAGACAAGCAGCACCTAAACCAAGTGGAAAAACACATTGCATTGATGATGTTATAGATCTCACAACATTAAACAAGGGAATGGATCTAACAGCCCCTGAGGCAAATCTGCAGTCTTTCTTAAACGAATCAAGCAGTCGACAGATTACTGCTGTACAGCCAGAAATTGTAAACCTAAGTGCTGAGATAATTCCTGCTACAACACTTTCTGTTGTGACAAACAGTATCACTGTTGTTACCTGCACCTCAGCATTCACATGCAACAAGAACATAACAATTGACACACACCCCGATTTACAAAGTGTTACTTCTATGTCTTCGCCGCTTAAAACGTACAAACCATTTGAACCCCTGGCACAAATAGTTTACAGACCAGTGAATTCACAACCAAAACCAACTACCAATACAGAGATTCCTATTAACCTATCGTGTGGGCTTGCTGAAACCACAGCACCTTCACCTTTATCAGTTACAATGGCCCCAATAATCTGCACACCTTCCACCGTACCTATTCATTTTGGGCCTTCTGCAGGTGGAGCTATTGATCTTACAATATCAAAGCCAAAGCGAACTATGTTGGCTATTACTGCATCTACTGGGGTGGTTACAAGTGTGGTTGAAGAAGATGTGGCACCTGTAGATCTGACAGCAGGGAGGCGAACAGTGTGCTGTGACATCCTCTATAGACTTCCATTCACAGGAAGCTGCAGAACACAGCCTCCAGTGACCACAGCAGATAAAAAGGCTGGCTTAATTAATTATGATCAACATCATGTCACAACCCTTGGACTTGAGGATCTTAGTAATACAAAAACTTTAGGGTTTGGCATTAATGGTGAACAAACTGATTTGGCCACAAAAAATGGACTTCTCAGCCAATATGATGCACCAAATGGGGCAATCGATTTGACATCAGCAAAAATGCAAAGAGGTCAGTATTGCACTGCATGTGTATTATGGTATTTTTCAATTTTGTGTCATGTTTCCTATTTTTCTTTTGAGTTGTTTAAATATATGAACAGgctctgattatttttattcatttgttctttttctttttttatacagatgCATGCATGTGCCTTCGTGTTCTCCCTCAGTGTTTTGGCTTTGCATCATGCTAGTATGACAAGTGTGACTTATGCATGCTCTCTGGTTTTCTCCTTGTAGTCATTTTCACAGAAACTCTTTTTCCTTAATATATATTCAAGGTGAGACTAGTAAATTTATTGAACTAAAGTGTACATTTCCAACCACTACAGATGAAGCTGTGGACTATTCAAAGAAAGGCACAGGACCATTTTCTGAGATAAGCACCACTCACTCTCCCCAAGGAATATCCTCAagaaatgatattttaaaatcaCCAAAGGGAGTTGTGTACTCATCTGTGGCTACACCTATTTCATCCTCATTTGCAATTACCACTCAGCCAGGATCAATATTTAGTACAACATGCGACAATCATACCACCAAAACTGAGCCATTAACACAGAACAAGGCTTCACCCTATGACATAATGAATTCCACTGAATGCAACCGGTCAATATATTCAGAAACTGACCCATCCAAGGATATATTGCCCTCTGCCATCACTAACCTGATTCCCTCAATATCAGCCTTCCCAGAACTATACTCTGATGCTACTCTTGAGGTCATTGCAGCCTCTCTGGATGCTCTTGTTTCTCCAAATTTTCCTACCTTTGATGACAGCAAGAGTCAACAATACCAAGCTGAACATGAGTTTTTGCAATTAGAGAAACTGAAGCAGCTCTGCTTAGCTGAGGAGCTTGAATGGGAAAGACAGGAGATACAACGTTATCGTGAGCAAGAACAGTTCATTGTTCAGAAGGAATTAGAGGAACTCCAGAGCATAAAACAACAGCTCCTAATGCAGCAAGAACAGGAGCGCAAGGCTCATTTCATTCTTCAACAGGAGACCTTTGCTCAGCAGCAAATACAGCTTGAGCAAATCCAACTGCTACAGCAGCAACTACAGCAACAGCTACAAGAACAGAAAATATATCCATATGGTTTTGATGGCATATCACAAACCACTAGTTCAGGTATTATCCTGGATTCCCAGTACTGCAGAGGAGATAATGGGCAGTACTGGCCAGTGAAGGATGACAACATTTTATCAAAAGTCACTGTCTCATCAGCTAGCCAAGACTGGCACAGAACTCCATCAGGTAATTTGTTGTATCATAGTCTGAACATACCTAAATCTGAAGATGATCTTAAaaaaacagagggaaaaaaacaggattcAGAAAAGCTTCCTGAAATAAACAAGCAAGTACCTGGGCAAAATGTAGGGTTAAGTAGTAAGAAAATAAGTAGTAATTTTGTTCATACAGATGACGAGGAAGTTTTAGAAAGGACCTACCCtggaagaagaaggagaggtAGGAAAAGTGTGGATAGCTGTGTGCAAACTGATGATGAGGATCAGGAAGAATGGGATGTCCCTGTCAGAAGCAGACGAAGGTCTCGTTCAAGCAGATATACAGATGGAGAAAGGCCTAAAGGCTCCAAAGTATCCAGCATTGCAATCCAAACTGTGGCTGAAATCTCAGTTCAGACAGATCATTCTGGCACTCTAAAGAGGTCCCCAGTCCGAGCTCAAGTTGATACTACATTTGACCTGCACAGAGGAGGAGAAATAGAGAGTGACTCAGATTTTACATCAGACAAAGATAAGAAACATTCAACTCCTATCGAAGTTGGTGTCAACACTCATCTAAAAGCAGATGGAATTAGCATTTCTTCAGTACCAAAATCTCCAAAGGTATTGTACTCCCCAGTTTCTCCTGTGTCTCCTGGAAAAGGAAATCAGAAGATGTTAACAGCTGAACCACCAAGACACCCAAGTAGCCCAAGATCACTAAAGGCCTCACAACGATCTCTGTCAGATCCCAAGTCTCTGAGTCCCACAACTGATGACAGAATCATGTACCAGTACTCAGATGCCTGTTCGGtaagtactgtatttatatatacaaatgtgtgtgtgtgtgtgtgtgtgtgtgtgtgtgtgtgtgtgtgtgtgtgtcatattttAACTAGGGTGTGTAGACTGCATTTATATAATGGTTTCATTATCCATACACTTGTCATGTTTATATGCAAATGGCTGTTACCAATGGAAGTCTTCCTTAAAACATTATAAGTATTTTtgatgatatataaataaaagcattaattgtgttttaatctccAGAGCAAAGGTTCACAAAGCAGTACTCCAGTGGGCacccacaaaaaaataaagcgTACCCTTCCTCATCCACCACCAGATGAAGACACTGTTGTTGGACACTTGGGATACAGTACTGGCTCATCCCGAAGAAGAATGTGTAGAAATACTACCATGGCTAGAGCAAAGATTCTCCAAGATATTGACAAAGAGTTGGATTTGGTCGAGAGAGAGTCT
Above is a window of Tachysurus vachellii isolate PV-2020 chromosome 9, HZAU_Pvac_v1, whole genome shotgun sequence DNA encoding:
- the pclob gene encoding protein piccolo, with amino-acid sequence MPNKPSDTNTGKRFGFGGLTEAPSPQSASSVSGKVLGFGSSIFSSASNLISSAVNDEPSKTPPSSRKGSTVSQTAIKSATTPSSRKGSTVSQASLKTPPTSRKGSAASQTSLKTSIGDTKPSDLEKQDEHETDDKSKYKQDGASSDTAKPPDLEKHIDKTPDDKSEIKLSAPLQAASKLEQSSCPICKVKLNVATEELPNFNTCTKCNNNICNQCGFDPMPNQTKVKQWLCMNCQKQSSEGGTETTGSSILKAQPTLPKKDQQSVTSEHKLAETLTVCVDGKTSSIPEAAKKDNQKPSLNEKVPPSNKELFQQKAQEVKDEKSEKQMKRGPESPARSIPPPQAEVPKQQSSFFGFGISTGKSQPTSSKSSESTTGKLFGFAALTETARSRSPSPQSMTNASGKFLGFGSTMFSSASNLISSALQDESSPPASRKGSTVSQSSTPPTSRKGSIVSTAEPKASISKKLDDKPLEKKIEEPNVTKDKSPVSKKQEAMPESVEVTVLPKSPSKASQPTCPLCKVELNVGSKEHPNYNTCTECKDMVCNLCGFNPMPHIAEGEWLCLNCQTQRALSGNLGDMGQIARPLSTSVTESAALPNKQTSKISDDVQGIETPEYTVLKPTGEEKIAVSNVQPVESVAAAPASIQTTDNTSIKAADKTDEWKPVPQESTVRQEKLTTEIAHTAEMLQIQSEIPPTEAVFTTIKLKSEIVQQMVSTKDEPTQAVDSPNIIKPPTVEASIEFKETLELTSMAAKLEEDSAFQDKLIYNEDPLIQLKITTPSEPENIAVSVSEAEDKTDKLEVNQKDPHGYNLFPVSPESYSSSEEELKEIQTASKSLFKETAEELAHIEERVCTKHYSDSGEEECIQTQIKQTSADKHLSPTHHQPLITKQIRGNISDADNEGTDHEAEGTINVLEESVDSCHLSQEQEGQVMEASSVYKTVLLNDNEREEITDPNSTSIISVQQNVPVSQISEDDSIAEDISKDGGSSSMQGSHITSGTTSPTSLSSLGEESDSSLCLKKENLEGKQQRKVKHRQGQPLQTIADSSEDEEILEEGEILEQEIQTETDHKQFKKSYKKSNREKDKSLDHPPVNHSEIECIYQTDELLPVSEIKTYETFSYSNISPSTESEQENVVSHHLLLMDAMQDVGEKQLKSADEAYEEMMQRAQELKAMTKKITPPDIEPLYGGMLIEDYVYESLVEEPAQAIAIDDNTTLDEYLTNVSVPETKRKLRTPEEAYEEMRKNRDLMLKGQTIENTQVKKSVPYRNTTVTDTCYVNISENYEFTQNQDENWQWYAETANDELLNREKDIMTPGTSPSQSTPLSPVSPLSLSEPLYDSAEVIQIPSSGEEDNDKNEFAPEPIECTMEPYRPEATPSQDQPIKNVLYPIPDLKITQCSSGEEEADDEEGVMQENQKVVNGIAQCDDRSEGDFEFIESVEAQSIESDPTSVVSEVPLSKSPFEHVSFASWDSQSSPLSPPSTSLDLSLSSCVIDQTAEQDSIPPKTCSTESPKTLESVSAQVIISTADLKPAPQVQSASLSGISNEEFVCFSQVTASAQQTKNVSTAPSIPGMPNTTKPPLASKPTLVVSTEESAVSESSVTIQAFKPPDVLISKTPLKSEQFFTSEHTTDTIIVTIDDGVSQPNTVLQMTPTNIVDNSTILSTSTVTSMSTHEQITFPVSSKVMSPTTVLATVPLISDSTIAPDFVSQAPISCVTSIPFVPKIMFPTPECPIQVPSLDPTPRYTGREQAPAIVPEALPCIVEIPEIMSSTSKYLIHGTDMTSTLAQTPALTSTSSIYEGHVYAPTAVSTCCLTDTLTTVQSISFAPCLPSSLVEPSYICSESTKPSTHHPHVLPNVPFADNTAMTPAIKIPITCVDEDKSLVEATAAHDLPVAGSQTCQSVEQADTKLIPSINSAVAFVNLSSQPTKSKVMDSKIKTQSFQLVEDESQIVTPGMQPVQGTNFVVPSVENIIMIKEQKHDIITNTMETSFQQVRGLPVVSVSPVISSDVSPLVGLKVSLPSDLAFVSPQHEPHATISKERADKPVIEFPPPPAASPPALLPDSLPNTAFNQQSVVPSTIESVKNIASQVPRASEKQIATTIHKSPPPVPPKPFTLPGGLVFSHKSIESVKPSVISKSAVGHAATLPRTREPPKALTLSLTAPTDIKHSISSPKSPLSPRFAKTLETYVVITLPSEPGSPVEGITTQAPIHRQSLPTSKQQGLAIDSTVFTPPVVCAPITMISQHRVDTLPTLVSAPVLTTPFIPGQSGDFATDVTNKKAITSASTVISAIDVTDVTDAPASAIPVPHSVATSIAFVPGIEIEIQPMKKEMYEQKAIYSVPPVCTTIYSSPTVVSIPTVTSTVAAKIPDVTIEPKINSVLTVISAPVTSTVTVPYSLTPSPAFLPQTETDPAVPIKNVIFEEKSVYSDVVIPVTSPDTLHTVSVVSEIPAMTIEHKTNKVLSSVAEVCATYPSGPQANSQSVVPKSLLIQEMPVELTSAAFTVGITSASSRDPSVSHDVMQGHERQMIHPGYPAPITTTKLQLTTDNLGVHLLETKEEAKSTNGQLSDQIQQHQVFFESEQMVPSMSALTYIPTAPVTFSQFKKSVENQEIRGTDKVLSMSQLFSTVSANEQHQFALPNLLAQVVTTEVQRTTTVSVVQERIPLEPISDPNCRQAAPKPSGKTHCIDDVIDLTTLNKGMDLTAPEANLQSFLNESSSRQITAVQPEIVNLSAEIIPATTLSVVTNSITVVTCTSAFTCNKNITIDTHPDLQSVTSMSSPLKTYKPFEPLAQIVYRPVNSQPKPTTNTEIPINLSCGLAETTAPSPLSVTMAPIICTPSTVPIHFGPSAGGAIDLTISKPKRTMLAITASTGVVTSVVEEDVAPVDLTAGRRTVCCDILYRLPFTGSCRTQPPVTTADKKAGLINYDQHHVTTLGLEDLSNTKTLGFGINGEQTDLATKNGLLSQYDAPNGAIDLTSAKMQRDEAVDYSKKGTGPFSEISTTHSPQGISSRNDILKSPKGVVYSSVATPISSSFAITTQPGSIFSTTCDNHTTKTEPLTQNKASPYDIMNSTECNRSIYSETDPSKDILPSAITNLIPSISAFPELYSDATLEVIAASLDALVSPNFPTFDDSKSQQYQAEHEFLQLEKLKQLCLAEELEWERQEIQRYREQEQFIVQKELEELQSIKQQLLMQQEQERKAHFILQQETFAQQQIQLEQIQLLQQQLQQQLQEQKIYPYGFDGISQTTSSGIILDSQYCRGDNGQYWPVKDDNILSKVTVSSASQDWHRTPSGNLLYHSLNIPKSEDDLKKTEGKKQDSEKLPEINKQVPGQNVGLSSKKISSNFVHTDDEEVLERTYPGRRRRGRKSVDSCVQTDDEDQEEWDVPVRSRRRSRSSRYTDGERPKGSKVSSIAIQTVAEISVQTDHSGTLKRSPVRAQVDTTFDLHRGGEIESDSDFTSDKDKKHSTPIEVGVNTHLKADGISISSVPKSPKVLYSPVSPVSPGKGNQKMLTAEPPRHPSSPRSLKASQRSLSDPKSLSPTTDDRIMYQYSDACSSKGSQSSTPVGTHKKIKRTLPHPPPDEDTVVGHLGYSTGSSRRRMCRNTTMARAKILQDIDKELDLVERESSKLRKKQAELDEEEKEIDAKLRYLEMGINRRKEALLKEREKRERAYLQGVAEERDYMSDSEVSNNRETRSNAHRLERPRTAPQSEFNQFIPPQTEADSQYAQLAYSHYQYASQSDSPSHYSQQTLYQQPSLYHQQVSPYQTQSMYSSVPTLSQQSQQAGFDHASQLLLMQQKTRQTTLSDLEPKITTNYEVIRNQPLLIAPTSTESAYGVSHLANKYNNLDLRIGLEERGSMASSPMSSISAESFYTDIDHHNVRNYVMIDDIGELTKGSRGLGQSFNVPDKDISKTDRLLCVADVRRTTDVTDFIGPLQSSSRLHSYGKPEEDSMEEPYELKLLKQQIKQEFRRGADSLEQLTGLPHYLHTESFRHFPKSEKYSIGRLTLEKQAAKQLSASVLYQKQLKNKRTLIDPKITKFSPIQESRDLEPDYSSYLSSTGSAMGGLSSRARLLQDEITFGLRKNLAEQQKYLGSTLSSNLSHSLNLGHALNLGPNLRSSVQEDGTYPSGTQSRPSSRPSSVYGLDLSIKRDLSSSSIRLKSEGEGIESQFGIARVKPTSLPISQSRGRIPIVAQNSEEESPLSPVGQPMGMARASAGPLPPISADSRDQFGSSHSLPEVQQHMREESRTRGYDRDIAIIMDDLQGAMSDSEAGCPSWKVEAYHLQYEETDWFDKPREGHSGSKPGQDKRQVKAMHYNFPYTRIKLQRDPKDYSVSGGGFGIRVVGGKEIPGTNGEIGAYIANLAPAGTAELSGKVIEGMQVLEWNGIPLMGKTYEEVQSIVGHQSGEVEICLRLDLNMRSDSDSPRYLELQSQLKVAEHQRSPGVDPKQLAAELQKVSQQQAPSSVLTVLDKAGHLHSATASTASSGVPSPGQPGSPSVSKKRHNKSGDGVKLQPHPITGEIQLQINYDKSMGNLIVHILQARNLAPRDNNGYSDPFVKVYLLPGRGQVMVVQNASAENKRRTKYVQKTQNPEWNQTVIYKNIHLEQLKRKTLEVTVWDYAKYSSNDFLGEVLIDLSNTAQLDNMPRWHPLKEQSESIHHGRGQLPHGGGGGSGGQGGQGGHGGQGGPGGSGGPGGTGGQPSSEQSPKTSVIKSRSHGIFPDPAKDTQAPTIEKSHSSPGSSKSSSESHLRSHGPSRSQSKSSVTQAHLEDAGNAIAAAEAAVQQARLQPNRSGHMQNDGDGYTLDSEDGTGTNTVDSAIFQVPQLKTIPNGLDLRGSDSLKNLHDSDSKNNMIGEIKVALKKEMKTEGEQLVLEILQCRNITYKFKSPDHLPDLYVKLYVVNVATQKRIIKKKTRVCRHDREPSFNETFRFSLNPAGHSIQLFLVSNGGKFVKKTLIGEAYIWLDKVDMRKRAVSWHKLVASSPHTQP